A segment of the Luteitalea sp. genome:
CGGCGCCTGCGCGCTCCAGTGCTTCGAGTCCGTGCGATAGTTCCAATGTGCGGTATCCAGCGAGGCTCCCTCGAACTCATCCGACCAGACGAGCACGTAGCCTGCGAGGGGTGTCTCACCGGACTCTGCGGGGGCCGACGAAGCGACGCTCAGGAGCACGATCACGGTCGGTATCAGTCGTTTCATGAGGGCCTCCGAGTCCGGCGCAGGCTTTGTGTGGGCTACTCTAGGTGGCGCGCCATGACGCGATCCTGTTGCACGTCGCGGCCAAGGACGAAGGGCTGCCATCCGACATCGACATAACCAGCTTTGCGATAGAAAGCGATGGCGCGGGTATTGTGGTCCCAGACGCCTAGCCACATCGTCCGTGCGCCGCGCTCGACGGCTTTCGCCTCGATCGCGCGGATCAAGGGTAGCGCCAGCCCTTGGCCCTGCCAGCCGCGGTCGACGTAGAGGCGTCGAAGCTCCATGGGCACCGCTCCCTCGACGCACGCAGGCGGCGGCGCGTCGGACATCTGAGCGTAGGCAACGAGCTGCCCGTCCTGCTCCACCAGTAGTGTCACCGAGGCCTCGTCTGTCAGCTCGCGCGTCTGCGTTGCCGCGCCAAAGGCCTGCGCGACATAGAGAGCCATGTTCTCGGGTGTGTTGTCGGCCGCGAAGGTGTCGAGAAAGCTTTGCCGCGCGAAATCTGTCAATGCCGCCGCATCATCGACAGTGGCAAGACGGATGGCAACCGCTGTGGCGGCCCGCTCCATGCGATCGCTCATCGCGAGACGCCGCCTTCAGCCGCGCGGACCAGGGTGACCGCGAGCTCTGTTGCAAGGTCGGCCAGCACATTAGAAGCATCCATTGTCGGATCATAAGCGGTGATCTTCTGATCGTCCTAGATCGACACTAGTTTGGACGCGGGCTACCCGAGGAGTTTGGCCATTTCGAGCACCTTGCCAACGGTGCGCCAGTTGCGGGCCGTGGCCTCGACGCCAAGGTGGCGCACGGCGCGCTCGGCCAGCTTCGACGTACCGAAGCCGTCCGGCGTGTAGAGATAGAACACCTTGTCGATTAGCTCGAAGGCTTCGCCGCCTGCTTTGAGCTCGCGCAATGCGCCGAGATTCGGCGAGGAGGGCTTGCTCGCGAGAAAGAACAAGTGCAGCGCCTTTGGATTGGCGTCGGCCTGTGGGAACGGGTTCGAGCGCGCGGCGCGTTCCAACTCCGCCACCCTGAGCACGAGTACGCGCGGCTGGAATCCATGGCTCTTCAGCACGGCGTTGCCAATCTGTTTTTCCAACGTGGGTGCGTTCGCCTTGGCACTCCGGAACACCACGTTGCCGCTTTGAATATATGTCCGAACGTCGGTTAACCCTTGTTTGCCGAGCAACGCCGCCAGCTCCTTCATCGGCAGCATGTGGTTGCCACCGACGTTGATCCCGCGAAGGAACGCGATCCAGCTGGACATGAGGGGCCACGCTATCACTTTCGTCCGATCAGTAGTCCGCCCGCAGCACCGCGACCGGATCCGCGCGCGTCGCCCGCTGCGCGGGAATATAGCAGGCCGCGAGCGCCACGACGAGGAGGACCAGCGGCACGCCGGCCAGCGTGAGGGGATCGGCGGGACTAACGCAGAACAGAAGGGATTGGAGCACGCTGCCGCCGGCGAGGGCGGTGGCCAATCCCAGGAGGATGCCGGCGCCGGTCATCATCGCGCCCTGGCGCAGCACGAGCGCGCGCAGACGCGACGGCGATGCGCCCAAGGCGTGCCGGATCGCCAGCTCGCGCGTTCTCCGTCGAACGATATAGGCGAGCATCGCGTAGAGCCCGACGCCTGCCAATAGAAGAGCGCCGATGCCGAAGACACCGAGCAGAACCGCGCTGAGACGCGGTTGCGCGAGCTCCCCTGCCAGGAGACGCGCCATCGTCTGCGCCTCCGTCACGAGGACGTCTGGATCCGTCTCCTGCACCGCATGGCGAATGGACGGCAGGACCGCGGCAGGCTCCCCGCTCGTGCGGATTGCAAGCATGTGCCCAACGAAGCTGGCTCCCGCAAACTGTCGATGGGGGAGGTAAACGGTGGGCAACGGCTCACGCATGGCCCGGTAGCGCGTTTCGGGGACGACGCCTACGACAGTCCACCAGTCCTCCGGCTGCTTCGGCTGTCCAAAGCCGAGACGCTTTCCCACGGCGTCCTGGGCGGGCCAAAAGAGCCGAGCCACCGTCTCGCTGACGACGACCGCGCGCGGGCTGTTCTCGCGGTCTGCGTCGGTGAGGGGTCGACCGCGCAGAAGCGGTATGTCGAGTGTACGGAAGTAGCCAGGGCCCACCACTTCCATGTTGAGGAGTGGGCGAGTCGCTTCGGCTGCTTCTGGCTTGCCTTCGGCGACGAAGTGTCCATCGATGCCCCCCATCGCGCCGCCAAACGGCATCAGGCTCAGCGACGCGACCGAGACGACACCCGGAAGCGCTTCGAGGCGCGGGATGAGGCGATCGTAGAGCGCGCGCACCTGCGCAGGGCTCTCGAACTTCGTTCCGGGCCGAGCCAACTGCACTATCGCAAGCCGGTCGGAGATGAAGCCCATGTCCAAGCGTTCGAGCTCACGGAGGCTTCGGCCGAGCAAACTGGCGGCGACGAGCACGATGACCGCGAGCGCGATTTGAAAGACAACGAGCGCATGCTGCGCGCGTCGTCTACCCTTCGGCGCGGTGCTGGATCGATTGCTGGCCCGCAACGAGGAAGCCCCGGCGCGCGAGGCAAAGAGCGCCGGGAAGAGCCCGAAGGCCAAAGTAGCGGCACCCGTGATGCCAGCGGCAATCCAGAGAGGGACGCCAGTGAGCCGAATCTCTTCGAGCCGCGGAAGCTCTGGCGGCGCCAGGATGAGCAGACCGCGGACGAGACCCACCGCGAGCAGGGCGCCCAGCAGCCCACCCGCGACAGCCAGCACGGAGCTCTCGGTGAGAAGCTGACGCAGGATCCGTCCTCTGCTCGCCCCGAGCGCGTGTCGTGTCGCAATTTCGGGCATCCGGCCCGAAGCGCGGGCGAGCAGCAGGTTCGCCACATTGACGCACGCGATGAGCAGGAGCAGCGCCGCGGCGGCCGACAGGAGAAACAGCGCCGGTCGCACATTGCCGATCACGACGTCCCGCAGCGAGCTCGCAGCGGCACGGAGATCGCCCCGATTGATGGGATCCTCACGTTCGAAAGAAGCCCGCAGCTCTGCGGCGGCCTGCGCCGGCGTGGCGTGCGCTGCCAGCCGCCCGAGCGGCACCACCTCGAGCTTGATGAATGGGACCAGCGGCACCCAGAGATCCGCGCCACCGGGATATTCGAGCCCCGGCTGCGCCACGCCCACCACCGTGTACGTGAGCTCCCGCTCATGCAGCGTGAGGCGGCGGCCGATCACGTCGCGATTGCCACCGAAGCGCCTGCGCCAGAGGCCGTGGCTGATCACCGCCACCCGCTCCGCCCCTTCCACATCGTCATCCGGTCGCAGCGTGCGTCCGATGAACGGCGGCGAGCCGAGCAGGCCGAAGAAGTTGCCCGTCACGGGTGCTACGTTCAGCGTGAGCGCCCGCTCGCCGTCACGCACCGCCGTACGTGAGGCGCGCATGTTGAGCACGCCAGCAACTTCCTGCAACGTGTGCGGGTTCTGACGGAAGCGCTCGAAGTGCTCATAATGAAGCGGCAGGCGACGCAGGCTTCCGTCTGCTTCTCCCCAGAGCACGACGACGCGTTCCTGTTCCTGCACCGGCAGCGGGCGCCGCAAGACGGCGTCGAAGACCGTGAACATGGCAGCGGCCAGACCGATGCCGAAGGCGAGCGTGATGACAGCGGCCGCCGCGAAGCCGGGGTCGCGCGCCGACGTTCGGACGGCGAGCCGGACATCCTGTTTCAGCGCGTCCAACGAGGTCATGTGGGAGCGCCTCCTGCCACCAGTATCTACGGTAGGCCCGACCTGTAGCTCGGGCGTTGACGTTCTGCGATTGCGCGCCCGACCTGAAGGTCGGGCCTACACCGGCACGCGCTCGAGGCTCAGGCCATCGGCGGCGTCGGCAGCCTCGACCTCTGCCCTGGTGACGCCGAGCAGGAACAGGACCGCGTCGAGGAACGGCTGCGAGAGCGCGGTGTCGGCCACTTCACGAAGCGCCGGCTTGGCGTTGAACGCGACGCCCAGCCCGGCGGCGGACAGCATGTCGATGTCGTTGGCCCCGTCACCGACCGCCACCGACTGGGTCAGCGGAATCCCGTACTGCTCGGCGAACCGGCGGAGGGCAATCGCCTTGCCCGGCCGGTCCACGATGTCGCCGACCAGCCGGCCGGTGAGTCGGCCGTCAACGACTTCCAGCTCATTGGCTGCGCAGAAGTCCAGACCCAGCTCGTCGACGAGCCGCTGCACAACCTGCGTGAAGCCGCCCGACACCACACCGCAGCGGAATCCGAGCCGCCGCAACGTCCGCACGGTGGTCCGCGCCCCCGGTGTGAGCTCGAGCGTCTCTCGCACCTCGTCGAGCACCGACGCGGGTAGTCCCTTCAACAGGGCGACGCGCGCTGTCAGCGATGCCGTGAAGTCCAGCTCGCCGCGCATCGCCGCGTCGGTGATTCGCTTGACGTCTCCGAGACAGCCGACGCACGCCGCGAGCATCTCGATGACCTCACCCTGGATCAATGTCGAGTCCACATCGAACACCACGAGCCGCTTCGCCCGTCTGGCCAGACCGGCACGTTCGACGGCGATGTCCAGACCGACGCGCGAGGAGATGGTGGCCAGGGCCGATCTGAGCTCGGCGTCCGAACGCGGCGTGGCCTCTGGCACGGACACACCCAATTCCAGACCGGTGACCGGATAGTCGGCG
Coding sequences within it:
- a CDS encoding FtsX-like permease family protein: MTSLDALKQDVRLAVRTSARDPGFAAAAVITLAFGIGLAAAMFTVFDAVLRRPLPVQEQERVVVLWGEADGSLRRLPLHYEHFERFRQNPHTLQEVAGVLNMRASRTAVRDGERALTLNVAPVTGNFFGLLGSPPFIGRTLRPDDDVEGAERVAVISHGLWRRRFGGNRDVIGRRLTLHERELTYTVVGVAQPGLEYPGGADLWVPLVPFIKLEVVPLGRLAAHATPAQAAAELRASFEREDPINRGDLRAAASSLRDVVIGNVRPALFLLSAAAALLLLIACVNVANLLLARASGRMPEIATRHALGASRGRILRQLLTESSVLAVAGGLLGALLAVGLVRGLLILAPPELPRLEEIRLTGVPLWIAAGITGAATLAFGLFPALFASRAGASSLRASNRSSTAPKGRRRAQHALVVFQIALAVIVLVAASLLGRSLRELERLDMGFISDRLAIVQLARPGTKFESPAQVRALYDRLIPRLEALPGVVSVASLSLMPFGGAMGGIDGHFVAEGKPEAAEATRPLLNMEVVGPGYFRTLDIPLLRGRPLTDADRENSPRAVVVSETVARLFWPAQDAVGKRLGFGQPKQPEDWWTVVGVVPETRYRAMREPLPTVYLPHRQFAGASFVGHMLAIRTSGEPAAVLPSIRHAVQETDPDVLVTEAQTMARLLAGELAQPRLSAVLLGVFGIGALLLAGVGLYAMLAYIVRRRTRELAIRHALGASPSRLRALVLRQGAMMTGAGILLGLATALAGGSVLQSLLFCVSPADPLTLAGVPLVLLVVALAACYIPAQRATRADPVAVLRADY
- a CDS encoding GNAT family N-acetyltransferase, with amino-acid sequence MSDRMERAATAVAIRLATVDDAAALTDFARQSFLDTFAADNTPENMALYVAQAFGAATQTRELTDEASVTLLVEQDGQLVAYAQMSDAPPPACVEGAVPMELRRLYVDRGWQGQGLALPLIRAIEAKAVERGARTMWLGVWDHNTRAIAFYRKAGYVDVGWQPFVLGRDVQQDRVMARHLE
- a CDS encoding DUF1697 domain-containing protein encodes the protein MSSWIAFLRGINVGGNHMLPMKELAALLGKQGLTDVRTYIQSGNVVFRSAKANAPTLEKQIGNAVLKSHGFQPRVLVLRVAELERAARSNPFPQADANPKALHLFFLASKPSSPNLGALRELKAGGEAFELIDKVFYLYTPDGFGTSKLAERAVRHLGVEATARNWRTVGKVLEMAKLLG
- the serB gene encoding phosphoserine phosphatase SerB, producing MTIPNVTTALITVTGPDKPGVTSALFATLSRHAVEVLDVEQVVIRGRLVLGVLVAFDGAPEELQEAVGQTMGSIGMLVDVEVGVEERLPARLSSSHVVVVLGRPVTAHAFTEVAGELASLGVNIDAIRRVADYPVTGLELGVSVPEATPRSDAELRSALATISSRVGLDIAVERAGLARRAKRLVVFDVDSTLIQGEVIEMLAACVGCLGDVKRITDAAMRGELDFTASLTARVALLKGLPASVLDEVRETLELTPGARTTVRTLRRLGFRCGVVSGGFTQVVQRLVDELGLDFCAANELEVVDGRLTGRLVGDIVDRPGKAIALRRFAEQYGIPLTQSVAVGDGANDIDMLSAAGLGVAFNAKPALREVADTALSQPFLDAVLFLLGVTRAEVEAADAADGLSLERVPV